A single region of the Sphingobium sp. EP60837 genome encodes:
- a CDS encoding McrC family protein: MTHLHVPEWGRVAIGPDGFSLAQAEALLAAARAHPMGGEDGSAILTDHRHHLRAKQMVGVIAAPGCSLEILPKVDPEAELGDLPTVRSRLISLLDLALGLNLADGAQAALAHGAENLLDILIRLFAQRLLALARRGLHRAYQARAEDLPTLRGKLDIVRQLTVHVGRPDRLACRFDVLSSDTPLMQVMKAAVVFLSRLARAHDTRRLLEELRFVLADVADVPISALPWEKVRIDRTSQRWETVFALAKLLLRRDWQGTTYDHRSHNGITLLFPMNDLFEAAVAALLRRALSGSGISVVEQGGLRHCLGEWTKDEDCEGRVFQTRPDILLRRGGKDLAIIDTKWKSLTRDASVGKRGVAQGDVYQMMAYSRLYRCDRLMLLYPAMAGSGTALSHRFGIAGGREMLALGLVDLTAQMNLVQNELKKMIFDLLPRELESDLKLATA; the protein is encoded by the coding sequence ATGACGCATCTCCACGTGCCCGAGTGGGGACGAGTAGCAATCGGTCCAGATGGCTTTTCCCTGGCGCAGGCTGAGGCGCTGCTGGCTGCCGCTCGGGCACATCCGATGGGTGGAGAGGATGGGAGCGCCATCCTGACCGATCATCGTCACCACCTGCGGGCCAAACAGATGGTGGGGGTCATCGCCGCACCAGGTTGCAGCTTAGAAATCTTGCCGAAAGTCGATCCTGAGGCCGAACTGGGTGATCTCCCGACGGTTCGGTCCCGCCTGATTTCCTTGCTGGACTTGGCGCTGGGGCTGAACTTGGCGGACGGTGCTCAGGCAGCCTTGGCTCACGGCGCAGAAAACCTGCTCGATATTTTGATCCGCCTTTTCGCGCAGCGGCTTCTAGCCCTGGCTCGCCGAGGCTTGCATCGCGCTTATCAAGCCCGCGCTGAAGATCTGCCGACACTCCGCGGAAAGCTCGATATTGTCCGCCAACTGACAGTTCATGTGGGGCGCCCGGATCGGCTCGCCTGCCGCTTTGATGTGCTGTCTAGCGACACACCGCTGATGCAGGTGATGAAAGCAGCCGTGGTCTTTCTGTCTCGGTTGGCCCGCGCGCACGACACGCGCCGACTGCTAGAAGAACTGCGCTTCGTTCTGGCAGATGTCGCGGATGTGCCTATTTCCGCACTTCCCTGGGAGAAGGTCAGGATTGATCGCACCAGCCAGCGGTGGGAAACTGTCTTCGCTTTGGCGAAATTGCTGCTCAGGCGTGATTGGCAGGGAACGACTTACGATCATCGATCACACAACGGCATAACGCTTCTCTTTCCAATGAATGACCTGTTCGAAGCAGCGGTCGCTGCCCTGCTACGGCGGGCTTTGTCAGGAAGCGGCATCAGCGTCGTGGAGCAGGGAGGCCTTCGTCATTGCTTGGGCGAATGGACAAAAGATGAGGATTGTGAGGGACGCGTTTTCCAAACGCGACCTGATATTCTGCTCCGTCGTGGAGGCAAGGATCTCGCCATCATCGATACCAAATGGAAAAGTCTCACCCGGGATGCCTCAGTTGGAAAGAGGGGGGTGGCCCAGGGCGATGTGTACCAGATGATGGCTTATTCCCGGCTCTATCGGTGCGATCGGCTGATGCTGCTCTATCCGGCGATGGCGGGGAGCGGAACGGCCCTCAGCCACCGCTTCGGTATAGCCGGAGGGCGAGAAATGCTCGCTTTGGGGCTAGTTGATTTGACGGCGCAGATGAACCTCGTCCAAAACGAATTGAAAAAAATGATTTTCGACCTTCTGCCTCGTGAACTCGAGAGTGATCTGAAGTTGGCTACAGCATGA
- a CDS encoding BREX system Lon protease-like protein BrxL, with product MVDRFAAYNSGWEMPKNSNEFLTNRYGFITDYLKEAFHYQFKHTYRYEAVNRQIHYGQRAMIGI from the coding sequence GTGGTGGACCGTTTCGCTGCCTATAACTCTGGCTGGGAAATGCCAAAGAACAGCAATGAGTTTTTGACGAACCGCTATGGGTTCATCACGGACTACTTGAAAGAGGCCTTCCACTACCAGTTCAAGCATACCTACCGCTATGAGGCGGTGAACCGGCAAATTCACTATGGACAAAGAGCAATGATCGGAATTTAA
- a CDS encoding relaxase/mobilization nuclease domain-containing protein: MIPSITWGRNFSGLEIYLTYNRDHEILDLREVSSLGNASAEMTLVAEQAPRAKAVVMHISLSAAVEDGELSDETWKHIIDDVIHEFNLHGHQLVAVRHRDKGYDHIHLMICTVSPLTLKTPSKQAFLAPHARQKGVASFALKKTAIEQLPVTDVVWRSFNQFALFRLQDLCRAIEKRLELRQLRTHLEMEGVREVGPSRRTKAAHEHRQARTGERSLLERADDIRAALDLRSWHQAGRALAAIGVGFEAALRKSKKAGAKIIGLTLFDLRSVNNRIKASDLDTAERRYGLLQIEKRRPADAITFEQWWPENTDYLRACPGIKVQEVRPDRTEFNLYRTQHFEARRLARLEREKLKRSHRAKRKALSERLTKQRKEETARLPSSQRRSFSVAFTKNVRLPQLKALDDEHRTQIGKLRVPRLLSYALFMAQRVPEKTVVKHNDPVFYEVPAHKPSTKEAVVERSAVAPLHTQPHAEPRVETDADIDRQLAWLAQQSGRSR, translated from the coding sequence GTGATCCCCTCAATCACATGGGGCAGAAACTTTTCCGGCCTGGAAATATATCTTACCTACAATCGCGATCACGAGATCCTCGATCTGCGTGAGGTTTCTTCACTCGGGAATGCATCTGCTGAAATGACCTTGGTCGCCGAGCAGGCGCCCAGGGCCAAAGCGGTCGTGATGCACATTTCGCTTTCCGCGGCCGTAGAAGACGGGGAGTTATCTGACGAGACATGGAAGCACATCATTGATGATGTTATCCACGAATTTAACCTTCACGGCCACCAACTGGTTGCCGTTCGCCATCGCGATAAAGGCTATGACCACATTCACCTCATGATCTGCACCGTGTCGCCTTTAACTCTCAAGACACCTTCGAAGCAGGCTTTCCTCGCGCCACATGCGCGTCAGAAAGGGGTTGCTTCGTTCGCGCTGAAAAAGACTGCGATTGAGCAGTTACCCGTGACTGATGTTGTGTGGCGATCGTTCAATCAGTTTGCACTGTTCCGGCTTCAAGACCTGTGCAGGGCGATCGAGAAGCGGCTCGAACTGCGCCAATTGCGTACCCACCTCGAGATGGAGGGCGTACGAGAAGTCGGGCCGTCGCGTCGGACGAAAGCCGCCCATGAACATCGACAGGCCCGCACTGGTGAGCGGTCTTTGCTTGAAAGGGCTGACGATATCCGTGCCGCACTGGACCTTCGGAGCTGGCACCAAGCTGGCCGGGCTCTCGCCGCCATCGGTGTCGGCTTCGAGGCTGCTTTGCGCAAAAGCAAAAAGGCAGGGGCGAAGATCATTGGGCTAACGCTGTTTGATTTGCGCAGCGTCAACAATCGAATCAAGGCCTCCGATTTGGATACCGCGGAGCGCCGATATGGGTTGCTTCAAATTGAAAAGCGCCGCCCTGCGGACGCTATCACATTCGAGCAGTGGTGGCCGGAAAATACCGACTATCTGCGCGCCTGCCCGGGGATTAAGGTCCAAGAGGTGCGACCAGACCGGACAGAATTTAATCTATACCGGACGCAGCATTTCGAGGCGCGCCGACTGGCGCGTCTCGAACGGGAGAAGCTGAAACGCTCGCACCGGGCGAAGCGGAAGGCTCTGTCTGAGCGGTTGACCAAACAGCGCAAGGAGGAAACTGCACGTCTCCCTTCATCGCAAAGGCGATCGTTCAGCGTCGCGTTCACGAAGAACGTGCGATTGCCTCAGCTCAAGGCGCTGGACGATGAACATCGGACGCAAATAGGCAAGCTTCGAGTACCGCGCTTGTTGAGCTACGCGCTTTTCATGGCGCAGCGCGTGCCCGAAAAAACCGTGGTCAAGCATAATGATCCGGTGTTCTACGAAGTGCCCGCTCACAAACCAAGCACGAAGGAAGCTGTTGTGGAGCGATCAGCCGTTGCCCCCTTGCACACGCAACCGCATGCTGAACCTCGGGTCGAAACTGACGCCGACATCGATCGTCAACTGGCCTGGCTTGCGCAACAATCAGGCCGTTCGCGTTGA
- a CDS encoding plasmid mobilization protein — protein sequence MTHRSGSEVRVRTVVLPTRWSPAEYDLLQEIAEHSDISTAEVLRRLVRQSHPQLIPSRQLVHDVRRIGQNINQIARHANTARSVELVGELQAAYADMLDAVRRMLAS from the coding sequence ATGACCCATCGCTCAGGCAGCGAGGTTCGTGTGCGCACCGTCGTGCTTCCCACGCGCTGGTCACCTGCCGAATATGATCTCCTTCAGGAGATCGCAGAACATTCGGACATCTCAACTGCTGAAGTGCTCCGCCGTTTGGTCCGGCAATCGCACCCCCAGCTCATTCCTTCGCGTCAGTTGGTTCATGATGTCCGGCGTATCGGCCAGAACATCAACCAGATTGCGCGTCATGCGAATACCGCGCGCTCCGTCGAACTCGTGGGCGAGCTGCAAGCCGCCTATGCCGACATGCTCGACGCCGTCCGCAGGATGCTTGCGTCGTGA
- a CDS encoding GIY-YIG nuclease family protein, with the protein MPDPFFPPKPDINPKIYAYRDKSPAYEGMLKVGFTARDVESRVAQQYPTKRPGELPYEIVLEESAVWNDGGSFTDRDIHRQLRKKGVRNPAGEWFKCSVDDVRAAVLAVREGIDNEDNRTQNFKMRPEQAAAVEKTVRYFTSFNDDEGNHTPHFLWNAKMRFGKTFASYQLVKRMGWNKVLVLTFKPAVQNAWEEDLKGHIDFEGWQFVSRGGLSEAEVDISRPIVCFGSFQDFLGKNSVGGIKAKNEWVHATNWDCVIFDEYHYGAWRESAKELFEAEDRRELEFAQGDGLDYFSEENMPITTGAYLYLSGTPFRAIASGEFIEEQIYNWTYSDEQRAKEQWEGEDNPYASLPRMVMLTYQLPDAIREIAMQGEFDEFDLNVFFSAEGEGDQARFKYKDEVQSWLDLIRGSYEETAIDNLRLGNERPPMPFSDVRLLNLLSHTFWYLPSVAACHAMKNLMSERQNRFYHDYNVMVCAGSRAGIGVAALQPVLDGMEDPLKSKSITLSCGKLTTGVSVKPWSGILMLRNISSPESYFQAAFRVQTPWVVQNPDSGSPSRREIVKQECYVFDFAPNRALKQVADYSCRLNVDETNAEKKVEEFIHFLPVLAYDGSSMRQIDAVGVLDMAMSGTTATLLARRWESALLVNVDNNTLQRLMNSDAAMQALMKIEGFRNLNQEIETIINKSESVKKTRAEASDRDLTAKEKKELSEEEKEYKSVRKEIQTKLVKFATRIPIFMYLTDYREKCLRDIITQLEPRLFKKVTGLGIPDFELLVSLGVFNSGLMNDAVYKFKRYEDASLSYTGLNRHEGADVGLYDTVISAHEFV; encoded by the coding sequence ATGCCTGATCCGTTTTTTCCGCCTAAGCCCGACATCAATCCCAAAATTTACGCCTATCGAGATAAGAGCCCTGCTTACGAAGGCATGCTCAAGGTCGGCTTTACGGCACGCGATGTCGAGAGCCGCGTAGCGCAGCAGTATCCGACCAAGCGCCCAGGTGAGTTGCCCTACGAAATCGTGCTCGAGGAGAGCGCGGTCTGGAATGATGGAGGCTCTTTCACCGACCGCGATATCCATCGTCAGCTTCGTAAAAAGGGGGTCCGCAATCCCGCGGGCGAATGGTTCAAGTGCAGTGTCGATGATGTCCGCGCCGCTGTCCTGGCGGTTCGTGAAGGCATCGACAACGAAGACAACCGGACGCAGAACTTCAAGATGCGTCCGGAGCAAGCGGCCGCGGTGGAGAAGACCGTGCGGTATTTCACCAGCTTCAACGATGACGAAGGAAACCATACTCCGCACTTCCTCTGGAACGCGAAGATGCGCTTCGGGAAGACGTTCGCTTCGTATCAGCTTGTGAAGCGCATGGGTTGGAACAAGGTGCTTGTGCTCACCTTCAAGCCGGCCGTGCAGAATGCCTGGGAAGAGGACCTCAAAGGCCACATCGACTTCGAGGGGTGGCAGTTCGTGTCACGGGGCGGCCTGTCCGAGGCTGAGGTTGATATATCCCGTCCAATCGTGTGCTTTGGCTCTTTCCAAGACTTCCTCGGCAAAAACTCCGTCGGCGGTATCAAGGCCAAGAACGAGTGGGTTCACGCGACCAATTGGGACTGCGTGATCTTCGACGAATATCATTACGGCGCTTGGCGCGAGAGCGCGAAAGAATTGTTCGAAGCCGAGGATCGCAGGGAATTGGAATTCGCCCAAGGCGATGGTCTCGACTACTTCTCCGAGGAGAACATGCCGATCACAACGGGCGCATACCTGTATCTGTCAGGAACCCCTTTCCGCGCGATTGCATCGGGGGAGTTCATTGAGGAGCAGATCTACAACTGGACCTATTCCGATGAACAGCGGGCGAAGGAGCAATGGGAAGGCGAAGACAATCCCTATGCCTCTTTGCCGCGAATGGTGATGCTCACCTACCAATTGCCTGATGCGATCCGGGAAATTGCCATGCAGGGTGAGTTCGACGAGTTTGACCTCAATGTCTTCTTTTCGGCCGAGGGCGAAGGCGATCAGGCACGTTTCAAATACAAGGACGAGGTTCAGAGCTGGCTCGATCTCATCCGCGGGTCCTACGAGGAAACTGCGATAGACAATCTTCGGCTTGGCAACGAGCGACCGCCGATGCCGTTCTCAGACGTGCGCCTCCTGAATCTCTTGTCGCACACCTTCTGGTATCTGCCGTCCGTGGCAGCGTGCCACGCGATGAAGAACCTGATGTCCGAGCGCCAGAACCGCTTTTATCATGACTACAACGTGATGGTTTGCGCGGGTAGTAGAGCTGGTATCGGCGTGGCGGCGCTCCAGCCTGTCCTGGACGGCATGGAGGATCCGCTTAAGTCCAAGTCTATCACTTTGTCGTGTGGGAAGCTGACCACCGGTGTGTCCGTGAAACCATGGAGCGGCATCCTGATGCTTCGAAACATCTCTAGCCCGGAGAGCTACTTCCAGGCGGCGTTTCGCGTGCAGACGCCCTGGGTCGTCCAGAATCCTGATTCTGGGTCTCCATCCAGGCGGGAGATCGTCAAACAGGAATGCTACGTTTTCGACTTCGCACCCAACCGCGCGCTCAAGCAAGTAGCTGATTACAGTTGCCGTCTCAATGTGGACGAGACGAACGCCGAGAAGAAGGTCGAGGAGTTCATCCACTTCCTCCCTGTTCTGGCTTACGACGGCAGTTCCATGCGCCAGATCGACGCCGTCGGCGTGCTCGATATGGCGATGAGCGGGACGACAGCCACACTGCTCGCGCGGCGCTGGGAAAGCGCGTTGCTGGTGAACGTGGACAACAACACCCTGCAGCGACTGATGAACAGCGACGCCGCCATGCAAGCGCTGATGAAGATCGAAGGCTTTCGTAATCTCAATCAGGAAATCGAGACGATCATCAACAAGTCAGAATCGGTCAAGAAGACGAGGGCCGAAGCCAGCGATCGTGATCTGACGGCAAAGGAAAAGAAGGAGCTCAGTGAGGAGGAGAAGGAATACAAGAGTGTCCGCAAGGAGATCCAGACGAAGCTGGTCAAGTTCGCGACGCGCATCCCGATCTTCATGTATCTCACGGATTACCGCGAAAAGTGCTTGCGTGACATCATTACACAGCTCGAGCCAAGGCTATTTAAGAAGGTCACCGGACTGGGAATTCCGGATTTCGAACTCTTAGTCAGCCTGGGCGTCTTCAACAGCGGGCTGATGAATGACGCCGTCTACAAGTTCAAGCGATATGAGGACGCTAGCTTGTCCTACACTGGACTTAATCGCCACGAGGGTGCGGACGTCGGCCTATACGACACTGTAATATCGGCGCACGAATTCGTCTGA
- a CDS encoding helix-turn-helix transcriptional regulator: MTNARAINTQSSAARAAIRAHRADSDDVAELVSSLAHALSHLPAKERTGLICAILPICMSYGTSSGPKMPTSGSNSTFLRLPDVMRRTGLKRSTLYNKIAAGTFPAQIHISWNCAGWREEEVDAWCSSPKI, from the coding sequence ATGACCAACGCCCGCGCAATAAATACTCAATCGTCCGCCGCTCGCGCAGCAATCCGCGCGCACCGAGCCGATTCTGACGACGTAGCGGAGTTGGTGTCGAGCTTGGCACACGCACTTAGCCATCTCCCGGCCAAAGAGCGGACAGGCCTCATCTGCGCTATCCTTCCCATATGCATGTCATATGGGACGTCATCGGGACCGAAGATGCCGACGAGCGGATCCAATTCAACATTCCTGCGCCTTCCTGACGTCATGCGCAGGACAGGGTTAAAAAGGTCTACGTTGTACAATAAAATAGCAGCCGGAACATTCCCGGCACAAATTCATATCTCCTGGAACTGCGCTGGGTGGCGGGAGGAAGAAGTAGATGCATGGTGCTCAAGCCCAAAAATTTAA
- a CDS encoding AAA family ATPase → MQEAEFKAWLAERGANTENGRNTRAHAVRTIENNLAALDSPHSDLAEAWQADKFLHLRQRLKAMQADFREGGSDFKTLMPQSERPLNRLASWRSWLGQYGQFLEGAVLGDRYADAIRLHVLENYIEPAREREEDSVEVLVRDVNAALGLKEAWPNICQALAGRKFREMADVRLAERVGANISPATVLRFDLAANDGDIEGELRQRYGVPIVDTAKMLAFGLPDGRQLAWERTVSVAQIWIEDSVDRESCPLPIHRTYLPTQARHSNLPPRLKHRAANGHRPRPVLIVRPADAVQLVELLDWYDDAGPYVDRDWLDRLRSEFLERHPGFVSFEDGASYASNEGSKRRNLVEHAQALVGQLTGEAKDEPSLGSSLLDLLVGKAGVPCELLDWRVINIVQALRTDNPGVVEQAAEDLAQAGDDVAGVMAFVGATWPLMLPHAQANPYAESRTISTMLRALIAPDGMFGIRSTPTDNACWMLTGSPAFGPNPLSEGELAGVMRLVRTMKRIMRDEWQWAPRDLWDAQGFVWETCQKRLPEPEAAVSENNGETPIWLVTSRDGDADGFASFVERATWHLLYDSDSKYNHMVREMQAGDRIVLRDYLPNQRNAPFETNGKPVSAMRIRATGIVTGKGEDGRQVRVDWTPLPEPLLWWLYTNNDTIWRLPLDRDAARKLAAFIFEGEAQDIAWFLNLPFWRDRLNASQDDNIMLNPTNLILFGPPGTGKTYSTAREAVRLCDGLADFAETGEGRASLMARYRQLEAEKRIAFVTFHQAYDYENFVEGLRPDEDAEEQGAGFRLKPYLGILREICALAEHARKKAETGESGRSIDLSTCQFWKMGLGAIRQEEEVYEAALKDNYIALGWGRAEDWSDDRFSTVEAIKSHWLALYPESQEPSNWTQTHRFRNDIAIGDIVIIPYGNSAFRAVGQIVGDYEFIAEAEGYFAHRRKVKWLLTTDEPLPLDAIIDGNFTMRTVYEIPRKRINIPALSRLLTTDGELNDGPAKPTKPDEFVLVIDEINRANISKVFGELITLLEPDKRLGMENALTVRLPYSKVEFGVPANLHVIGTMNTADRSIALLDTALRRRFKFREIAPDPQQLKNAAAATNMPLVEILRTINDRIEYLVDREHRIGHAFFMGCKTSDDVVDVMRDKIIPLLQEYFFEDWSRVRTVLGDGFIGQGVIKAPPGMEGIDRERWFVRDFYSAEPKISLSDAFARLLGKAAILSAVNEDDAPDAENDVA, encoded by the coding sequence TTGCAAGAAGCGGAGTTTAAGGCTTGGCTTGCCGAGCGGGGAGCAAATACTGAAAACGGTCGAAACACTCGTGCGCACGCGGTGCGAACGATCGAGAATAACCTAGCTGCGCTGGACTCTCCTCATTCGGATCTCGCCGAAGCCTGGCAAGCGGACAAATTCCTACATTTGCGTCAGCGTCTGAAGGCAATGCAGGCCGACTTTCGGGAGGGCGGCAGTGATTTCAAGACGCTCATGCCGCAGTCTGAGAGGCCGCTAAATCGATTGGCTAGCTGGCGCTCCTGGCTGGGCCAGTACGGACAGTTTTTGGAAGGGGCGGTACTGGGCGATCGGTACGCCGATGCTATCCGACTGCATGTCCTTGAAAACTACATTGAGCCGGCACGAGAGCGCGAAGAGGATAGCGTTGAGGTCCTGGTACGCGACGTCAATGCGGCTCTCGGGCTGAAGGAGGCTTGGCCGAACATCTGCCAGGCTCTTGCCGGCCGCAAGTTTCGCGAAATGGCTGATGTGAGACTGGCTGAGCGTGTCGGCGCGAATATCAGCCCGGCAACGGTCTTGCGTTTTGATCTCGCGGCAAATGACGGTGACATCGAAGGGGAACTGCGTCAGCGATACGGCGTCCCGATTGTGGATACCGCTAAGATGCTGGCATTTGGCCTGCCAGATGGGCGTCAGCTTGCCTGGGAGCGCACGGTCTCGGTAGCTCAAATTTGGATTGAAGACAGTGTCGATCGAGAGTCTTGCCCGCTTCCTATTCACCGTACGTACCTTCCCACACAGGCGCGGCATTCTAATCTACCGCCTCGGCTGAAACATAGGGCGGCAAATGGACATAGGCCGCGACCCGTTTTGATCGTTCGCCCAGCGGATGCAGTGCAGCTTGTTGAACTGCTCGATTGGTATGACGATGCCGGCCCTTATGTCGATCGTGACTGGCTGGATCGGTTGCGTTCTGAATTTCTTGAGCGCCATCCGGGGTTTGTAAGCTTCGAGGACGGCGCCAGCTATGCGTCCAATGAGGGCAGCAAAAGACGCAATCTGGTAGAACATGCACAAGCTTTGGTAGGTCAGCTCACGGGCGAAGCGAAGGATGAGCCGTCCTTAGGCTCATCGTTGCTCGACCTGCTCGTCGGCAAAGCCGGGGTGCCATGCGAGCTTCTTGATTGGCGGGTGATCAATATTGTCCAAGCGCTTCGGACTGACAATCCAGGAGTGGTGGAGCAAGCAGCTGAGGATCTCGCTCAGGCCGGGGACGACGTTGCCGGAGTCATGGCTTTCGTCGGCGCTACCTGGCCGCTGATGCTGCCTCATGCGCAAGCAAATCCTTATGCCGAAAGCCGAACGATATCGACCATGCTTCGGGCGTTGATCGCTCCCGACGGAATGTTTGGTATCCGATCCACCCCCACTGACAATGCATGTTGGATGTTAACCGGGAGTCCCGCTTTCGGACCAAACCCATTGAGCGAAGGTGAGTTGGCCGGCGTGATGCGCCTTGTCCGCACGATGAAACGTATCATGCGCGACGAGTGGCAATGGGCGCCTCGCGATCTCTGGGACGCCCAAGGTTTTGTTTGGGAGACCTGCCAGAAGCGATTACCGGAACCCGAAGCGGCGGTCAGCGAGAACAACGGTGAGACGCCAATCTGGCTTGTGACTTCTCGCGATGGGGACGCTGACGGGTTCGCCAGCTTCGTGGAACGTGCCACATGGCATCTGCTCTACGATAGCGACAGCAAGTATAATCATATGGTTCGCGAGATGCAGGCGGGCGATAGGATCGTCTTGCGAGACTATCTGCCAAACCAGCGGAATGCGCCATTTGAAACCAACGGCAAACCGGTCAGCGCCATGCGGATACGGGCAACCGGGATTGTGACGGGCAAGGGGGAAGACGGTCGTCAGGTTCGAGTGGATTGGACTCCGTTGCCCGAACCTCTGCTGTGGTGGCTTTACACCAACAATGACACGATTTGGCGGCTCCCACTTGACCGTGATGCGGCGCGTAAGCTCGCCGCGTTCATTTTTGAAGGCGAAGCACAAGATATCGCCTGGTTTCTGAATCTACCTTTCTGGCGTGACCGCCTCAACGCATCGCAGGATGACAATATCATGCTCAATCCGACCAATCTCATACTGTTTGGACCTCCCGGCACGGGTAAGACCTATTCTACGGCCCGCGAAGCCGTACGCTTGTGCGATGGTTTGGCCGACTTTGCGGAAACGGGTGAAGGGCGGGCTTCTCTCATGGCTCGCTATCGCCAGCTCGAAGCAGAGAAGCGCATTGCGTTCGTTACTTTCCATCAGGCCTATGATTATGAAAATTTCGTGGAAGGCTTGCGGCCTGACGAGGATGCCGAAGAACAGGGAGCTGGTTTCCGGCTAAAGCCATATCTCGGCATTCTACGGGAGATTTGTGCGCTCGCTGAACATGCTCGGAAAAAGGCGGAAACAGGCGAATCGGGTAGGTCGATCGATCTTTCCACCTGCCAATTTTGGAAGATGGGCTTGGGTGCCATTCGGCAGGAGGAAGAAGTTTACGAGGCGGCGCTAAAGGACAATTACATTGCCTTGGGTTGGGGGAGAGCCGAAGATTGGAGCGATGATCGCTTCTCGACGGTAGAGGCGATCAAATCCCATTGGTTAGCGCTCTACCCGGAAAGCCAGGAGCCCAGCAATTGGACTCAAACGCACCGCTTTCGCAACGACATAGCAATCGGGGACATCGTCATCATTCCCTACGGCAATAGCGCGTTTCGAGCTGTGGGGCAGATTGTTGGTGACTACGAGTTCATAGCAGAAGCTGAAGGCTATTTTGCCCACCGTCGTAAGGTGAAATGGCTGCTGACAACAGATGAGCCACTCCCGCTCGATGCAATCATAGACGGCAATTTCACGATGCGAACCGTGTACGAGATACCTCGCAAGCGGATCAACATTCCAGCATTGAGTCGGTTGCTTACGACTGACGGTGAATTGAATGACGGTCCTGCTAAGCCAACGAAACCTGACGAATTCGTCTTGGTGATCGATGAGATTAATCGGGCTAACATCTCCAAGGTTTTTGGAGAACTGATCACTCTCTTGGAACCGGATAAGCGGTTGGGCATGGAAAACGCTTTGACGGTTCGACTGCCCTATTCAAAGGTAGAGTTTGGTGTTCCTGCAAACCTTCATGTCATTGGCACGATGAACACCGCTGACCGGTCTATTGCATTGCTCGATACTGCACTCCGTCGCCGCTTTAAATTTCGCGAGATTGCCCCTGACCCCCAGCAGCTCAAGAATGCTGCAGCAGCAACGAACATGCCTCTCGTCGAGATATTGAGGACAATAAACGATCGCATTGAATATCTGGTCGATCGTGAGCACCGTATTGGGCATGCCTTTTTCATGGGCTGCAAAACGTCCGACGATGTTGTCGACGTGATGCGCGATAAGATCATTCCGCTGCTTCAGGAGTATTTCTTCGAAGATTGGAGCCGCGTTCGGACGGTGCTTGGCGACGGGTTCATTGGCCAGGGAGTGATCAAGGCTCCACCTGGTATGGAGGGTATTGATCGCGAGCGTTGGTTTGTTCGAGATTTCTACAGTGCTGAACCGAAAATTTCGCTCTCTGATGCTTTCGCCCGTCTTCTGGGCAAAGCGGCAATTTTGTCAGCGGTCAACGAGGATGATGCGCCGGACGCGGAGAACGACGTCGCATGA